One Rosa chinensis cultivar Old Blush chromosome 5, RchiOBHm-V2, whole genome shotgun sequence genomic region harbors:
- the LOC112168468 gene encoding protein GRAVITROPIC IN THE LIGHT 1, producing MAAKVSNFSDLVQRVAASCLLHPLGAGRNGDFAVNGAEDEDDFSELELDEPEEEVREEEEIGGGGGFRVREEGSRKEVMEMEMAMWEVFDAVSAMKKAYAGLQKAHSPWDPEKIRVADIAVVGELRKLGVLRDRFRRRCSGSGGHRGGRAVAGGTLREVVAPYEATVEELKKEVKAKEVEIDNLKEKLSSVVNGSNGNNGKGRSISRRKVGCSQLQVVAAPAPDLFEATMSQVKEASKSFTLLLLSLMRAAHWDIAAAVRSIEAATVTAITTTAINTSSILTTTQNGSAKYALQSYISSKMFQGFDHETFYMDGSLSSLLNPDQYRRDCFTQYRDMKAMDPAELLGILPTCHFGKFCSNKYLAIIHPKMEESLFGDLDQRRQVLDGNHPRSEFYSQFLGMAKAVWSLHLLAFSLDPTPSQFEATRGAEFHPHYMESVVKFSGGRVPSGQVVGFPVSPGFKLGNGSIIKARVYLVSRD from the exons ATGGCGGCAAAGGTTTCGAATTTCTCGGATTTGGTTCAGAGGGTGGCCGCTTCTTGCTTGCTGCACCCACTTGGCGCCGGCAGGAACGGTGACTTCGCCGTGAATGGCGCCGAAGATGAGGATGATTTCAGTGAGCTCGAGTTGGATGAGCCGGAGGAGGAAGtgagagaagaggaggagattggtggtggaggagggtttagggttagggagGAGGGGTCAAGGAAGGAGGtaatggagatggagatggcaATGTGGGAAGTGTTTGACGCCGTTTCGGCAATGAAGAAGGCCTACGCTGGCCTGCAGAAGGCGCATAGCCCTTGGGACCCGGAGAAGATAAGGGTGGCCGACATTGCGGTGGTGGGGGAGCTGAGGAAGCTTGGAGTGTTGAGGGATAGGTTTAGGAGGAGATGTTCTGGCAGTGGAGGTCATAGAGGTGGAAGAGCGGTGGCGGGGGGTACACTGAGGGAGGTGGTGGCACCATATGAGGCGACCGTGGAGGAGCTGAAGAAGGAGGTGAAGGCTAAGGAAGTAGAGATTGATAACCTCAAGGAAAAGCTCAGTAGTGTAGTTAATGGCTCCAACGGGAATAATGGCAAGGGCAGATCTATCTCAAGGAGGAAGGTAGGTTGCAGTCAACTTCAAG TTGTAGCTGCTCCAGCACCGGATCTGTTTGAGGCAACAATGAGCCAAGTGAAAGAGGCATCAAAGTCCTTCACTTTATTGCTCCTCTCTCTCATGCGTGCCGCTCATTGGGACATTGCTGCAGCTGTGCGTTCCATTGAAGCTGCCACTGTCACTGCCATTACCACAACAGCTATTAACACATCCTCCATTCTCACAACGACCCAGAATGGCAGTGCCAAGTATGCTCTCCAGTCCTACATTTCCAGCAAAATGTTCCAAGGCTTTGATCACGAGACATTCTACATGGACGGTAGCCTCTCCTCGCTTCTCAACCCAGATCAGTACCGCCGTGATTGCTTCACTCAATACCGTGACATGAAGGCCATGGATCCTGCCGAGCTTCTTGGAATATTGCCCACGTGTCACTTTGGCAAGTTCTGCTCAAACAAGTACTTGGCCATAATTCATCCCAAGATGGAAGAGTCATTGTTTGGAGACTTGGATCAGCGACGGCAGGTCTTAGATGGAAACCACCCCAGGAGTGAGTTTTACAGTCAGTTCTTGGGGATGGCTAAAGCAGTCTGGTCACTGCACTTGCTGGCCTTCTCTCTTGACCCAACACCTAGTCAATTTGAGGCTACTAGAGGTGCTGAGTTTCATCCACACTACATGGAAAGTGTTGTCAAGTTTTCGGGTGGGCGGGTTCCTTCGGGTCAGGTTGTCGGGTTTCCTGTAAGTCCTGGGTTCAAGCTTGGAAATGGGTCTATTATCAAGGCCAGAGTTTACCTAGTTTCCAGGGATTAG
- the LOC112168469 gene encoding uncharacterized protein LOC112168469 isoform X2 translates to MECCGRPNRSDVHLSSEEGAKIESETREHFDGVAPKRHSKPQRSEYASQYVDVLSKDDKQESSPELVEFQRLENDSQKLVLNGSEVSEEFVETDYYKDLNCIDKQHHTTGTGFIKVQNPGNRGYRLEPDSDTSTHASCQCNPATNDWVPDAASEVPSASGKPGRSDN, encoded by the exons ATGGAGTGTTGTGGGAGACCTAACAGGAGCGACGTTCATTTGTCAAGTGAAGAAGGGGCAAAGATTGAGTCCGAGACAAGAGAACACTTTGATGGAGTAGCTCCCAAACGTCACTCAAAGCCTCAACGCAGCGAATACGCGTCTCAATATGTCGATGTTCTCTCTAAAGATGATAAACAAGAGTCCAGTCCTGAACTTGTTGAGTTCCAACGACTCGAAAATGATTCACAG AAATTGGTTCTGAATGGAAGTGAGGTGAGCGAGGAATTTGTGGAGACAGACTACTACAAGGATCTGAATTGCATTGACAAGCAACACCACACAACAGGAACAGGGTTTATCAAAGTTCAAAACCCTGGCAACAGAGGTTACCGCCTTGAACCTGATTCCGACACCAGCACTCATGCGTCTTGCCAATGCAACCCAGCAACTAATGACTGGGTACCAGATGCTGCTAGTGAG GTACCTTCTGCTTCAGGCAAGCCAGGCAGAAGTGACAACTAA
- the LOC112168469 gene encoding uncharacterized protein LOC112168469 isoform X1, protein MECCGRPNRSDVHLSSEEGAKIESETREHFDGVAPKRHSKPQRSEYASQYVDVLSKDDKQESSPELVEFQRLENDSQQKLVLNGSEVSEEFVETDYYKDLNCIDKQHHTTGTGFIKVQNPGNRGYRLEPDSDTSTHASCQCNPATNDWVPDAASEVPSASGKPGRSDN, encoded by the exons ATGGAGTGTTGTGGGAGACCTAACAGGAGCGACGTTCATTTGTCAAGTGAAGAAGGGGCAAAGATTGAGTCCGAGACAAGAGAACACTTTGATGGAGTAGCTCCCAAACGTCACTCAAAGCCTCAACGCAGCGAATACGCGTCTCAATATGTCGATGTTCTCTCTAAAGATGATAAACAAGAGTCCAGTCCTGAACTTGTTGAGTTCCAACGACTCGAAAATGATTCACAG cAGAAATTGGTTCTGAATGGAAGTGAGGTGAGCGAGGAATTTGTGGAGACAGACTACTACAAGGATCTGAATTGCATTGACAAGCAACACCACACAACAGGAACAGGGTTTATCAAAGTTCAAAACCCTGGCAACAGAGGTTACCGCCTTGAACCTGATTCCGACACCAGCACTCATGCGTCTTGCCAATGCAACCCAGCAACTAATGACTGGGTACCAGATGCTGCTAGTGAG GTACCTTCTGCTTCAGGCAAGCCAGGCAGAAGTGACAACTAA